A genomic segment from Desulfovibrio aminophilus DSM 12254 encodes:
- a CDS encoding flagellar hook protein FlgE, with protein sequence MGFSAMYVGATGVTSLSQKMSVIGNDLSNVDTIAYRGSDVLFQDLMSRYGTVGQVLSNDTGAAFQMGMGVGVADVRIDLNQGSFKDGSANTDMAIDGKGMFRVVSQDAGTSYYTRAGNYRFDNAGYLVDPHGNVLQGRAIDRTTGEVSGGVTDIVLPWEDATIDGVPTRVVSSPPSPTTRLNLQFSLDKSETDHSTSATDPFFALAGLWDGAADPPLAGSSYAYSSSINIYDAQGNAQPMTLYFDKVDVTPSDGNTYWEFIATVDPAADGRAGMTGTSGAGLLMMGTLTFNSFGQFVGQTSYTYEGAGDSSLLSNWSPAAFSADGFPTMTATFLGLASGAGAGTTGQTIALNLGLGSATGGWTGLASNASAASVGTSVANLPNLASIAEQPNATTGYGDSLATLSASQDGHATGYLLDVSVTSEGYVRAIYSNGEEENLYQIPLYTFTNEYGLRREGSNLFTQTVESGSVVEGTAGTGPRGNIQGKSLEQSNVDMTEEFVDMIVTQRGLQANTKVVSAADAMLNTAISMKR encoded by the coding sequence ATGGGTTTCAGCGCGATGTACGTGGGCGCCACGGGAGTCACCTCCCTGAGCCAGAAGATGTCGGTCATCGGCAATGACCTGTCCAATGTGGACACCATTGCCTACCGGGGCAGCGACGTCCTTTTTCAGGATCTCATGAGCCGGTACGGGACCGTGGGGCAGGTGCTCTCCAACGACACGGGCGCGGCCTTCCAGATGGGCATGGGCGTGGGCGTGGCCGACGTGCGCATCGATCTCAATCAGGGATCGTTCAAGGACGGCAGCGCGAACACGGACATGGCCATCGACGGCAAGGGCATGTTCCGCGTGGTCAGCCAGGACGCCGGCACGTCCTATTACACCCGGGCAGGAAACTACCGTTTCGACAACGCGGGCTATCTGGTCGATCCCCATGGGAACGTGCTCCAGGGGCGGGCCATCGACCGGACCACCGGCGAGGTCTCCGGCGGCGTCACGGACATCGTGCTGCCGTGGGAGGATGCGACCATCGACGGCGTACCCACCCGGGTCGTCAGCTCCCCGCCGAGCCCCACCACCCGCCTGAATCTCCAGTTCTCCCTGGACAAGAGCGAGACCGACCACAGCACGAGCGCCACCGATCCCTTCTTCGCCCTGGCCGGGCTCTGGGATGGCGCCGCCGACCCGCCGCTGGCCGGAAGCAGCTACGCCTACTCCAGCTCGATCAACATCTACGACGCGCAGGGCAACGCCCAGCCGATGACGCTTTATTTCGACAAGGTGGACGTCACCCCGAGCGACGGCAACACCTATTGGGAATTCATCGCCACCGTGGACCCGGCCGCCGACGGCCGCGCCGGGATGACCGGAACCTCCGGGGCCGGCCTGCTCATGATGGGCACGCTGACCTTCAACAGCTTCGGCCAGTTCGTGGGGCAGACCTCCTACACCTATGAGGGAGCCGGTGACTCGTCGCTTCTGAGCAACTGGTCGCCCGCGGCCTTTTCCGCCGACGGCTTCCCGACCATGACCGCGACCTTTCTGGGCCTGGCCAGCGGGGCCGGAGCCGGAACGACGGGACAGACCATCGCCCTGAACCTGGGCCTGGGCAGCGCGACGGGCGGTTGGACTGGGCTGGCCTCCAACGCCTCGGCCGCCTCCGTGGGGACCAGTGTGGCGAATCTGCCAAATCTGGCCTCCATCGCCGAGCAGCCCAACGCCACCACCGGCTACGGCGACTCCCTGGCCACCCTGAGCGCCAGTCAGGATGGCCACGCCACCGGCTATCTCCTGGACGTTTCCGTGACCAGCGAGGGCTACGTGCGGGCGATCTACTCCAACGGCGAGGAGGAAAACCTCTACCAGATCCCGCTGTACACCTTCACCAACGAGTACGGCCTGCGGCGCGAGGGGTCGAACCTGTTCACCCAGACCGTGGAGTCCGGCTCGGTGGTCGAAGGCACGGCCGGGACCGGCCCGCGCGGCAATATCCAGGGCAAGAGCCTGGAACAGTCCAACGTGGACATGACTGAGGAGTTCGTGGACATGATCGTCACCCAGCGCGGGCTGCAAGCAAATACCAAGGTGGTCAGCGCCGCGGACGCCATGTTGAACACGGCCATCAGCATGAAGCGCTGA
- the pal gene encoding peptidoglycan-associated lipoprotein Pal, with amino-acid sequence MKSKFAVLLVFLAMALLLAAGCAKKKTAAQPQAVVIEDTTPPAAPEPYTPPAVDEDALKAEQAMQELATPIHFDFDKSAIRAGDDRDRLQNKAVIMQRYPVVSVTIEGHCDERGTNEYNMALGSRRADSAKEYLKVLGVDPSRVDTVSYGEERPVDPGHNEAAWSKNRRDEFVVRR; translated from the coding sequence ATGAAGTCCAAGTTTGCCGTCCTGTTGGTGTTCCTGGCCATGGCGCTGCTGCTTGCCGCGGGCTGCGCCAAGAAGAAGACCGCCGCTCAGCCCCAGGCCGTGGTCATCGAGGATACCACTCCCCCGGCCGCGCCCGAGCCCTACACGCCTCCGGCGGTGGACGAGGATGCGCTCAAGGCCGAGCAGGCCATGCAGGAACTGGCCACCCCCATCCATTTCGACTTCGACAAGTCCGCCATCCGCGCGGGTGATGACCGAGACCGGCTTCAGAACAAGGCCGTGATCATGCAGCGCTACCCCGTGGTTTCCGTGACCATCGAGGGGCATTGCGACGAGCGGGGCACCAACGAGTACAACATGGCTCTGGGTTCGCGCCGCGCGGATTCGGCCAAGGAGTATCTGAAGGTGCTGGGCGTCGATCCCTCCCGCGTCGACACCGTGAGCTACGGCGAGGAGCGCCCCGTGGACCCGGGCCACAACGAGGCCGCCTGGTCCAAGAACCGTCGCGACGAGTTCGTGGTTCGCCGCTAG
- a CDS encoding L,D-transpeptidase family protein yields the protein MDNARRAFCIVVLALFCCSCGGRSPGGGKAVTPVASSDQCLLVLAEDWDSTQGTLSLFERSWTGSWKAVGPGVPVFLGRKGLGWGRGLHPEQTEGPRKAEGDGRAPAGIFTLDSAFGRAPLAPQLKTFPFLVVNGQTICVDDGVSSRYNTVFQADQVPVRNWDSCENMLRSDARYDLGLLVGHNPPPVVPGGGSCIFMHLFSEPPLPTSGCTSMARPDMERLLRRLDTVKRPVLVQLPRAEYGRLKTVWGLP from the coding sequence ATGGACAACGCGCGCCGGGCGTTCTGCATCGTGGTTTTGGCCCTGTTTTGTTGTTCCTGTGGTGGGCGTTCCCCGGGCGGCGGAAAGGCCGTCACGCCCGTGGCCTCCTCGGACCAGTGTCTGCTGGTGCTGGCGGAGGATTGGGATTCCACCCAAGGGACGCTGTCGCTCTTCGAGCGTTCCTGGACCGGGAGCTGGAAAGCCGTCGGTCCGGGGGTTCCTGTGTTCCTGGGGCGCAAGGGGCTGGGGTGGGGCCGGGGCCTGCACCCGGAACAGACCGAGGGGCCGCGCAAGGCCGAGGGGGACGGCCGGGCCCCGGCGGGCATCTTCACTTTGGACTCGGCCTTCGGCCGGGCTCCGCTCGCGCCGCAGCTCAAGACCTTTCCCTTCCTCGTGGTGAACGGGCAGACGATCTGCGTGGACGACGGCGTGTCCTCCCGCTACAACACGGTATTCCAGGCCGATCAGGTCCCGGTGAGGAACTGGGACAGCTGCGAAAACATGCTGCGTTCCGACGCCCGCTACGACCTGGGTTTGCTGGTGGGCCACAATCCACCCCCGGTCGTGCCCGGGGGCGGCTCGTGTATCTTCATGCACCTGTTTTCGGAGCCTCCGCTGCCCACCTCCGGCTGCACGTCCATGGCGCGGCCCGACATGGAACGCCTGCTGCGCCGCCTCGACACGGTCAAGCGGCCGGTCTTGGTGCAACTGCCCCGGGCCGAGTACGGCCGGCTCAAGACGGTCTGGGGACTGCCCTAG
- a CDS encoding L-serine ammonia-lyase, iron-sulfur-dependent, subunit alpha — translation MDSEKLLRIIRGELVETTGCTDPGAIVLAVAVAAQALGRTPGDVEVVLSPEVYKNAVSVGIPGTGRRGAEQAAALGVEMAEYADDGLAIMNRVTPEKVAASLTHLEQGGVRVGYAGDCPDKLYIQARVRAGAEEALAVIQGDYDAVSRLERNGRELPLTRVVSAAPETLAETFDIEEALDALECIPLDELEFLLRAAEMNKAAASDLKDLRFGGALARMTEGLAGRHACAALGKLYTGAAVEARMCGLVRPITAIAGSGNIGIIALLGVLGAGEGLEASREELIRALAVSTVVTITVKRILTRMTNVCGCTVAGASGVAAGTVSLLGGSRVRMDEAIQAVLGAFSGVVCDGAKESCAYKASATAGSAIEYAFFAVGDGVAIPQGMGVVGSTLAQTLANLGKLNEQGMREVGSCILEIIRTNQKERRP, via the coding sequence GTGGATTCCGAGAAATTGTTGCGCATCATTCGGGGTGAACTGGTCGAGACCACCGGATGCACCGATCCCGGGGCCATTGTCCTGGCGGTGGCCGTGGCCGCCCAGGCCTTGGGGCGGACCCCGGGCGATGTCGAGGTCGTGCTCAGTCCCGAAGTCTACAAGAACGCGGTGAGCGTCGGCATCCCCGGCACGGGCCGTCGCGGAGCCGAACAGGCCGCGGCCTTGGGCGTCGAGATGGCCGAGTACGCCGACGATGGGCTGGCCATTATGAACCGCGTGACTCCGGAAAAAGTGGCCGCTTCCCTGACGCACCTGGAACAGGGAGGTGTGCGCGTGGGCTACGCGGGAGACTGCCCGGACAAACTCTACATTCAGGCCCGTGTGCGCGCCGGGGCGGAGGAGGCCCTGGCCGTGATTCAGGGCGACTACGACGCCGTGTCGCGGTTGGAAAGAAATGGCCGGGAATTGCCCCTGACGAGGGTTGTTTCGGCGGCGCCTGAAACGCTTGCCGAGACCTTCGACATCGAGGAGGCGTTGGACGCCCTTGAATGCATCCCGTTGGACGAACTGGAGTTTCTGCTGCGCGCCGCGGAGATGAACAAGGCCGCCGCCTCCGATCTGAAAGATTTGCGTTTCGGCGGGGCCCTGGCGAGGATGACCGAGGGACTCGCGGGACGCCACGCCTGCGCGGCGCTCGGCAAGCTGTACACCGGGGCCGCCGTGGAGGCCCGCATGTGTGGGCTGGTGCGTCCCATCACGGCCATCGCCGGCAGCGGCAACATCGGCATCATCGCCCTGTTGGGGGTGTTGGGCGCGGGCGAGGGCCTGGAGGCCTCCCGCGAGGAACTGATCCGGGCGCTGGCCGTGAGCACCGTGGTGACCATCACGGTGAAACGCATCCTGACCCGTATGACCAATGTCTGCGGCTGCACCGTGGCCGGAGCCTCGGGCGTGGCGGCCGGCACGGTCTCCCTGCTGGGAGGAAGCCGGGTGAGGATGGACGAGGCCATCCAGGCCGTGCTCGGGGCCTTCAGCGGCGTGGTCTGCGACGGGGCCAAGGAATCCTGCGCCTACAAGGCCTCGGCCACGGCGGGCAGCGCCATTGAGTATGCCTTTTTCGCCGTGGGCGACGGAGTGGCCATCCCCCAGGGCATGGGCGTGGTGGGCTCGACCCTGGCCCAGACCTTGGCCAACCTCGGCAAACTCAACGAGCAGGGTATGCGCGAGGTGGGCTCGTGCATCCTGGAGATCATCAGGACGAATCAGAAGGAGAGAAGGCCATGA
- a CDS encoding Rid family detoxifying hydrolase: protein MRRIIFTDKAPGPVGPYSQAVRHGGLVFASGQVAIDPVNGEVVYGGVAEQTELALENLRAVLEAAGSGLDRILKCNVYLADIGDFEAMNEVYKRYFTKDYPARLTVAVGSMFGGLAVEMDAIAAVE from the coding sequence ATGAGGAGAATCATCTTCACGGACAAGGCCCCCGGCCCCGTGGGGCCGTATTCCCAGGCCGTGCGCCATGGCGGGCTGGTGTTCGCCTCGGGGCAGGTGGCCATCGACCCGGTGAACGGCGAGGTCGTCTACGGCGGGGTGGCGGAGCAGACCGAACTGGCCCTGGAGAATCTGCGCGCGGTGCTGGAAGCGGCGGGCAGCGGCCTGGACCGAATTCTCAAGTGCAACGTCTACCTGGCCGACATCGGGGATTTCGAGGCCATGAACGAGGTCTACAAACGATATTTCACCAAGGACTATCCTGCCCGGCTTACCGTGGCCGTGGGCAGCATGTTCGGTGGGCTCGCGGTGGAGATGGACGCCATAGCGGCGGTGGAATAG
- the dctP gene encoding TRAP transporter substrate-binding protein DctP: protein MRAKLILLGVTALMLAFLAGTPRGFAAEQKYDLKLAQLFATDSDLGKSARQFAALVKEKSGGRISVSVFDGGQLGGQKEVYDALLRGVVDFNMDWPMTSYNQKLAVVFAPYMFTSWEQAKAAYAVPDGWLTKIVGKVFEESKIKYLGPYPYEFSGVTLNAAPATNADMAKGIKVRVPPIEPFMSVWEALGFIPTPIDYAETPTAIQTGVVDGQVGGGPEQAWSDFRDVSKYYIHYKDYFSCAQFMMNQDLWNRMSPSDREIIVQAAAKVIADRFVQAEASERRYIEELGKAKVQVIQLSPEDAARAKKLVREKVWPKLAKLVGEDIITEIKANAEK, encoded by the coding sequence ATGCGCGCGAAATTGATTCTGCTGGGTGTCACGGCCCTGATGCTGGCCTTCCTGGCCGGCACGCCCCGCGGCTTTGCCGCGGAACAGAAGTACGATCTCAAGCTGGCGCAGCTCTTCGCCACGGACAGCGACCTGGGCAAGTCCGCACGCCAGTTCGCCGCCCTGGTCAAGGAGAAGTCCGGCGGGCGGATCTCGGTCAGCGTGTTCGACGGGGGGCAGTTGGGCGGCCAGAAGGAAGTTTACGACGCCCTGCTGCGCGGGGTCGTGGACTTCAACATGGACTGGCCCATGACCTCTTACAACCAGAAGCTGGCGGTGGTCTTCGCCCCTTACATGTTCACCTCCTGGGAGCAGGCCAAGGCGGCCTACGCCGTGCCCGACGGCTGGCTGACCAAGATCGTGGGCAAGGTCTTCGAGGAATCCAAGATCAAGTACCTCGGGCCCTACCCCTATGAGTTCAGCGGCGTGACCCTGAACGCGGCTCCGGCCACCAACGCCGACATGGCCAAGGGCATCAAGGTCCGCGTGCCTCCCATCGAGCCCTTCATGTCCGTGTGGGAGGCCCTGGGCTTCATTCCCACGCCCATCGACTACGCCGAGACGCCCACGGCCATTCAGACCGGTGTGGTGGACGGCCAGGTGGGCGGCGGCCCCGAACAGGCCTGGAGCGACTTCCGCGACGTGTCCAAGTACTACATCCATTACAAGGATTACTTCTCCTGCGCCCAGTTCATGATGAACCAGGACCTCTGGAACCGCATGTCTCCCTCCGACCGGGAGATCATCGTCCAGGCCGCCGCCAAGGTCATCGCCGATCGTTTCGTGCAGGCCGAGGCTTCGGAGCGCCGCTACATCGAGGAGTTGGGCAAGGCCAAGGTCCAGGTGATCCAGCTCTCCCCCGAGGACGCGGCCCGGGCCAAGAAGCTCGTGCGCGAGAAGGTCTGGCCCAAGCTGGCCAAGCTGGTGGGCGAGGACATCATCACGGAGATCAAGGCCAACGCCGAGAAGTAG
- a CDS encoding TRAP transporter small permease — protein sequence MNRTIAMLATLEKGLALAQRVVLVVSVGLIAVLIVAQIFLRVVLKSPLFGVEEIALIAGTWLYLIGAAYCTREHSHIEASMVHLIFKRPLHQELVRCLASAVSMTLASVMAKWGYDFVRWGLEHKSVTPSLGLNYLVAQSALFVGALLMTLYFGLELVARVRNVATLAAGKNGPARREA from the coding sequence ATGAACAGGACAATCGCAATGCTGGCGACCTTGGAAAAGGGGCTCGCCCTGGCCCAGCGGGTGGTGCTGGTCGTCTCGGTGGGGCTCATCGCCGTGCTCATCGTGGCGCAGATATTCCTGAGAGTGGTGCTGAAGAGCCCGCTGTTCGGAGTCGAGGAGATCGCCCTCATCGCCGGGACGTGGCTCTACCTCATCGGGGCGGCCTACTGCACCCGGGAACACAGCCACATCGAGGCCAGCATGGTGCACCTGATCTTCAAGAGGCCGCTGCACCAGGAATTGGTCCGCTGTCTGGCCAGCGCCGTCAGCATGACCCTGGCCTCGGTCATGGCCAAATGGGGCTATGACTTCGTGCGCTGGGGGCTGGAGCACAAGTCCGTCACCCCGTCGCTGGGCCTGAACTACCTCGTGGCGCAGAGCGCCCTGTTCGTCGGCGCCCTTCTCATGACCCTGTATTTCGGACTGGAACTTGTCGCGCGCGTGCGCAACGTGGCGACCCTGGCCGCCGGGAAGAACGGCCCGGCTCGGAGGGAGGCATGA